A genomic region of Balaenoptera ricei isolate mBalRic1 chromosome 21, mBalRic1.hap2, whole genome shotgun sequence contains the following coding sequences:
- the LOC132356492 gene encoding DPEP2 neighbor protein-like → MCDWIVYINSDLCSVPWVGSAAAAVAPVSPPTLGQYHVLYRGCRETQLGWHGETYCLVGGYRAYGDVPLATPAKVEAEKPVPRRAPKRKHAPEESHKDLGCPRPKIRRLEHGARR, encoded by the exons ATGTGTGACTGGATCGTATATATTAACTCAGACCTGTGCTCTGTTCCGTGGGTGGGCAGTGCGGCAG cagcagtggctccTGTTTCTCCTCCTACCCTTGGTCAGTACCATGTCCTCTACCGAGGGTGTAGAGAAACGCAGTTGGGCTGGCATGGGGAGACATACTGCCTGGTTGGTGGCTACCGGGCCTACGGGGATGTTCCTCTGGCCACGccagcaaaggtggaagcagagaagccagtccctagacgtgctcccaagagaaagcacGCTCCGGAAGAGTCGCACAAAGAtctgggttgccccagacccaaaatCCGGCGATTGGAGCACGGTGCCAGGAGGTAG